The Antechinus flavipes isolate AdamAnt ecotype Samford, QLD, Australia chromosome 4, AdamAnt_v2, whole genome shotgun sequence genomic interval CAGAATTAAATGAGGTAACACATGTTACCAAGTTAACACTTGGGAGACTTGAgattgttatataaatgtaagctattgttTAGgatttacaaaaaaacaaaacaaaaccaaaaaaaaaaacccttcctcATGATCTATTAGGTAAGTAATGCAAATATCACCCATTTTATTTGGATTCCTATACTCAGTCTAAGCAACATGCTTGATAtacagaaaatgtttaataagtgtttgttatggggcagttagatggcacagtagatagagcagccctgaagtcattaagacctgacttcaaatccagactcagactcTTAACagctactagttgtgtgaccctgggcaagtcacttaaccccaacagcctcacccccccaaaaaaaattaaattaaatcattaaaaataaaataaaaataaataaatgcttcttgttttTGCTCAGGTAactttcagtcatattcaactgaTGGTTTTTGGCAGAtttaagtggtttgccatttttttctccagctcattttacagaggagggtcctgaggcaaacagggttaagagactcgcccaggatcacacaattaggaagtgtccAGGCGAGAAGGAACTCGGAATtcccatcttcctgactctaggcttggcTGACTGACAACTGTGGAAACAAGTTTTGATTTTGTGGATTACAGACTTAAAAGGCAACAGAGTTATAGATGAGGATGCTAAAATCTAGAACAATTAAGGAACTTATCTAAGACTACCCAGGGAGTGAGTGAGTGAtaagagctggaatttgaacacTTTGCCCTCGGTCTGATCTGCCAACTGGTATGAGCTGCCCAAGGCCccgcattcttttttttttttttttgattgtaaaaatgttttcccagtttattgtttcccttctaatcttgtttgcatttgttttgtttgtacaaaaatttttcaatttgatataatcaaaattttctatgttgtggtcaatagtgatctctagttcttctttggtcataaattcctccctcttccacaggtctgagaggtaaactatcctatgctcttctaatttatttatcatctcattctttatgcctagatcatgaacccattttgaccttaaggCCCCGCCTTCTTGTCAATCAGGCAGATGGTAGCACGGGGCCCAGCGTCCTCAGCTGCTCTCAGGAAGGCTCGCctgccttcagacacttcctagttgtgcgactctgggcaaatcacaaccctgtgtgcctcagtttccctatctgtcaaaggagcttgagaaggaaaaggaaaacgaTTCCagtttttctgccaagaaaacgcaaatgggatcacagagagtcagatatggtgggaacaaatgaacaacaataccAGACCCACTCTATTAGGAGAATAACGAGCATAAAGAAAGTCCGCAAAGCGCTTTACAGACGCATTTGATCCCTGACTCTGGAAGGtattcttttacagataaagaaactgagtctagTTTAAGTAGTAACAATAAGAGCTAGCGTTCGGGGCCCGTTTTGCTCTCTGTGCGGAACCTCTTTTGATCCTGAGAACAATCCTGCAAGGTATCATTATTTCCATTCCACAGATGGACTGAGACGGAGCGGTTAAGTAAGAACACGGAAAACAACCGCCACCTTTGTAAGGAGCTTCCGGGTTTACAAAGTGCCCCTCTCCGAAAGAAAGGTGGGACAACGGTCTCTATTTTACAGACCAGAAACCCGAGGCTGAGGGGGCCCAGGTCACGCGGCTCCTGAGTTTCCGAAGCAGAACTGGAACTCGGGTCTCCCCGGCAGCTTCCAGCTAGGCGCTAAGTGTCCGAGGCAGGACCTGAACCCGGGCCCGCGCGTGTGTTTGCAGTCCCGAGCCCCTTTACCTGTCTTGATGCCAACGCCCCTCAGCAGCTGGATCATGTCCTGGGTGAGACCCGGGCAGAGCCCCACCCTGAGCACGCCCATCCTTGGGGCACCGAAGAGCGACGGCGCCGGCTGGGCTCCGGAGCCTGGGAGCGGGCGGGGCCAGCATCAGCCTTAGCGGGCCCGGGGCCGACCCCGAGGATCCCAGAGCCGAGCTCCCTTCCGGGACCTTCCTGCCGTGGGGTGGAACGCAAAGCGGGGACGAGATAACCGGGAAGCTGCAAGAGGGGCATCCAGAGCGAGGAGCCTCCCTCCCCCAACCACGTGCCTCCCAGACCGGCCCGTGCACAGCAGGCCGCCCCCCACCAACTTAATGCCCTTAGCCAACCGGGGACCAGccgggctgggggaggggagggcgccTTGCTTCCCGCCCCCGCACCTCACGTCCCGCTCCGCTCCGGCCACCTCCGCTTCCTGCTTCCCGCCGAGCGCCCAGCCTGGACCTTGCCCCACACTCCCACCTGCTGGCGGCGCGGGGAGTTGCAGCCTCCGAGGGCGGGGACGCGGTCCCGGAGGGATCTGGGAGAAGGGCGGGAAAGGACCGCGGCTCAGGGCGTCCCAGCCCCCGTTTTACACGTGAGGGGGAGCTCGGAGTCCCAAGGAAATCGTACAGGAAGGGGAAGGACCACGTGCTAAAACGTTTGTATATGAAggaatattttgttctataaaaatgacgaacaaactgattttagaaaaggaaaagatttatgtAAACTGAGCAAAACCAGTAGGACCAGGGATACAGTGCGCACAGTAAGTGATGGTGCGATGATCAGCTGGGACGGGTTCTTCTCGGGTTCCGTGATCCAAGGCAGTCCCAATAAACTTCGGAGGAAAAATGCCGTCCGCTCGCAGAGACACCTGGGGAGCCTGAACGGAAATCGTCCCGCGCCCGCTTGgctttttcctgcctttttttctctcgtagttttcctcttttgctctctctctctcccaacatgatggataagtaaatatgtatttaaaattttttatgtacacgtataaccagaaaaaataaaagaataaaaaaggaaaaataaaggagaacTAATCCGCAAAGGCTGGGtgatatttgaatccagatcctctgactatATTTAGGGCTTTTTCTACTAAACCAGAGAGAGGTTCAGGAATCTACTTCATTCCTCTTTGtcctattccttcttttcctcctactttcccttcccttttctttccctttcccctctctttcccgttccatctttccttctatcttctcattccctccctcttttctcccttcacttccctttttctcccttccttgcttttccttctcttccttttttccttccttctcccctttatttccttttttctcttaacattttttcctGAACTCTCTGTTCTTcatcccctctcctttttttctttcctccctcctttttctcttctcttatcctCAATCTTCATTTCCTTGTAGAATCTTTTCCCTGTACATGATGTCCCTTTCAATCTCTGCTCTCCCCATAGTCAGACCCTCTAATACCCTTCTCCcactatccaaaaaaaaaaaagtcttttatctATAATTTGGCACATGTCCTGGAAAAGttgaggcaaagagaaagaagGTTCAACTAAGAAGACCCAGCTTCGTACACATATTAAGTCTGTGACCCTAACCTCTCAGTGCTTGAGGAGCCCCTTAACACTCTGAATTGTTGAGCAAATGCATCTGGTAGAGCTTCCCTCTTCAGGAATTTTCTACCAGTAATAGTCCAAAACAATTTCAGAGATTACCTCTTGATTCCAGTGGTGCTCAGTCACTTTTTgcccacaaattttgtttttttttaattacttttctaTAAGTAATTGGGGGACACACTCTATAGCACATCTAGGGAAATTCAGCACCTTGGAAAACTACTGATGCAGTCTggtcccctaattttacagatgagggaacttaGGTTCAGAAAACGGGAATGATTTAAGTGTCATGAGTCCCCCAAGTGACTAGGAGAGCTCTCAGAGAACGGGAATGATTTAAGTGTCATAAGTCCCACGGGTGACTGAGAGCCAAAAAGCATTGGAACCCAGTTGGATGGACTGTTTCCACATACACCTCTgacagaatgaatgaatggatgaagaCTAGTTACTAGCCTTCAGAGCCCTTGTGGATTATCTGAGGAGTTTTCCTGCCACTCTCTCTTATCACTAGAGATTGGAGTTTGCTGTAGATTCCCCAGGGTTCTGAGATGTGAGGGAATACAGGGTTCTGTTCCCCTATTCTGACAAGCCTTTATCATCCCTCTATAAAATCAGAACAAGTATCCCCACAACACCAGAATAGCTCTATAAATTACTTTGAGAACTCCAGAGAAAAGCTAGAGTGGCTCCACACATAAATAGGTGATagtcataaacatttattgaatgtttgTACCTTAGAGAGCCTCTAAACCAGGGACTCTTTAACTTTTCTTATGCCCTGGATTCCTTGGGCACAACCTGGTAAAACCCACAGTGCCTTCTAAACATcaaattttaaatgcattaactaaaatatattggattacaataactattgaaatagttattaaaatgtttttaaaacaaattcatggTTAAGGTTAAGGACCCATAATCTATAATCCAAACCTATAATCCAAAGTAGGTGGAGCTGTGGATAGGACACTGAGTTtggaggaagacctgaattaaaatttagtctcagacatttcttagccatgtgactctgggtaaatcatttatcCCTGTAATGCCTTGGTTGCCTCATCTgcacaatggggataataaaagcacctatttcccagggttgttaggatcaaatgaaataataaagggAAAGTGCTTGTCACAGTAAGCCCTATTCAGATGAGTTAGCTATGATGACattggtgatggtgatgatgataataatgattctGGCCCTCAGTCAgagagaaatgatttgcctaagaacCCACCACTAGTGACAATAAAAActcaaagtcaaattttctgGTTTCTAGATCATAATTTCTTCCCCTACATCATCAACATGATTCAATAGGTCTCCCCATAAATTGTATGTGCATGAGGAAAATccatagatttcagaaaaaatccaGATTTTCTCTGTTTTAAACATGCAACCATCTCAAACCCCCACCTCTGTCCCCACCCTCATCCCAAGtattctgatttctctctcttccatccaGTTCTTGTCCTGGCTATCCTGTACTACAGTGACATCATGTCAAGAGCCACCAATCAGGAAGCCGGGGGAACCTAATTGTTACAGTTTGGTGTTATGGTGACATCACCCTTTAGTCACCCCCCCAAAAATCAAGGGCTGCAGAGGCTCCACTGACACTTGGTTTCTGCTTCCAGGTGACTGAGCCTCTTGATCTGACTTGGTGAAGGCCAGATGGCCTCGGGAATTCTCTGGAGagtggaagaggaagatgaggagagTTTGGAACAAGATCTTTCCAATATGAAGCTTCCCTTCAGCCACTTTAAGAAGTCGTTCCCGATCCACAGGCCTGTGGATCGGAGGTTTTCTGTCCAGGGCTTCGGTATCTCCCCAAGATGTACCAAGCCCACCCTGGTTGAGGAAGGCGACTCGGAAGAGATGTAAGCCCCATCccatcctcctttccttctctctagaAGAACAAGGCTTAGGAGTGGATGGGGAACCTTTAGAGAAGGGAACCATTTCTCTGACCCAGGAATGCCCAGTTCCCGGGAGTCGGGACGAGCAGGGGACAATGATGTTGGCTTGCTGTATTTTCCTGAGCATCCCCCCCACTCTCTACCACCTTGTGGTCTTAGCTGATTCCATCTAGTTGGTCTCATTTCCCCACTGCTGTCAGCTGCTCTTGGAAGGACAGGTTCCCCCCATCCCCATAACTACCCCAAGATTCTGCAAAGCCCTATAGCTAGGGGCGAGGGGAAAAACATAGCTATCTGAGTAATTATTGCATCCCTGAGTGATCTCTGTGGGCCAGCCAGGATGGGTGGTCCCGGCTGTAGGCTTTTCCATCgtgttttgttgttcttgttctccCTAGTAAGCCTTTCGAATTTGAAGAATCGAGTTCTGAGGACACGAGTCCCTCCCCTGTGCCCACCAACTTGCTGCCCCCATTCAAGTTCTCCCTGAGCCAGCCCAGCAGCAACATCTTTTCAGATTTGCTAGAAAGACAGCTGACGAAACTCAGCTTGGCCTCCTTGTCCAAGGGCCACGAGCTGGGGGAGCAGTCCGTCTGCTCCAGCACTTCCAAGCCCCTGGCGCAGAACTTCATACCTCTGGATCTGGACAATCCCGAGCTGGATGCAGACACTACCTCGACACCCTCAGAGTCTTCTGTGGTGGTGGATGTGCCCGAAGCCCCCGTCATCTGTGAGCATACTGTCAGTGACTCTACAGCTGTGGTGGGTGATGCTGCCTGGTGTGGGCAGGGAGGGGAAAACTCAAACACTGATTGAGGGAAGGGTGGATGAGTGAATGGATAAGTGAATGAGCCAGTGAAAGGATGGATGAAGGAATAAGCGAAAGAATGAGGGAATGGATGAGTGAATcaatgagtaaatgaataaataagagagagaatgaatgagtgaaagagGAAGTGAACAAATGAAAccagtgagtgaatgaatgaataaggaaaagaatgagggaatgaatgagtaaatgaatgaataaaagagaggatgaatgagtgaatgaatgactaagtgaaagaatgagggaaagaatGAGTGAATAAGTGAAAAAATGAGAGGATGAATTAGTGAAtcaatgagtgaataaatgagagaatgaatgagtgaattaatgagaaaatgaataagtgaaagaatgagggaaagaatgagtgaatcaatgagtaaatgaataaataagagagaatgaatgagtgaataaagaaaagaatgagaggatgaatgagtgaatcaatgagtaaatgaataaataagagaatgaatgagtgaatgagtaagtgaaaaaatgagaaaatgaatgagtaaatgaattagtaagagaatgaataagtgaaagaaggagggaatgaatgagtgaatcaatgagtaaatgaatgaatgagtgaataagtgAAAGAATGAGAGGATGAATTATAGAATcaatgagtaaatgaataaatgagagagaatgaatgagtgaatgagtaAGTGAATGAGAATGAATAAGTGAAAGAGAGAATTAATGAGTGAATCaatgagtaaatgaataagaaagagaatgaatgagtgaacgagtaagtgaatgaataaagccagtgagtgaatgagtgaagaagggaaagaatgatgaaagaatgaataaatgagtagaGGAATTTGATTGGAGGCTTTTTGATTCCCAAGctaaagaaatgagggaaaagatTTCGCATTGATCAGGCAACAAATGAATAAACATGAATGAATGAGGAGGTGAATGAATGAAGTAAGTGCTATATACACCAGAACGGAAGACATGGATGCAGTCAGAGTATAATTTGAACTGAAtgattaatctttttaaaattttgaacaaataattattattatttcaaaagaaaacaaggaaaatctGGAGTTAGTCctcaaataaaaatcctcaaattTGAACTTATATTGTACTTGGGAAAAATTCTAATACAAATTTGAACAAAATAGTCATAACAATTCAGTAGTTCTCTGTCCCCTCCTTCCAAATGGCTCTGTATATTCTTGCTTGTAAAGGGTCGTTGCTTTTTCTATTTATGTCCACCATTGTTTGCTGCAGTGACGACGGTATGTTGGTCTGATCGTTCGGCTGATGTCACTCTTAGAtaattctttccatatttcttgcTATTGTCCACATGTCATTTGTATATAGCTCAATAGGATTCCATTGCATTAACACATACCACCGTTTTTAGATCTCCAATTGTTAttgactttctttccttccagatttttgctatcacaaataaaacaattatgtATGACTAGTTTTGTGCAGcattgtaatgattttttttccttttaatatcatCCTCAGAAATACGACTCAAAGAGTGGGAAAGAGAGTTAGATCCAAggcttcaaatcccagctctgctgctTCCTCTCTGTATGACCTTGAGTAAAATCACTAAACCTTTAACAATAGGTTGATTAATTGACTTCTAACAATAAGTTGGATTAATTGATCCCAGAATTTGCTTTcaattctatatctatgatcctttgaagtCAAGTTCAAGAGTACAATGAGCTTTGTGACTCATTACATACTAAGATTCATAGATTCAAATTAGAAAGACTCCTGGCTCTGAGGTCagaagatctgagatcaaatcttgcctctggtGTTTACACCACCTTTGGTTTTCCTCACCTTTATTTATCGTTTTGTTGTTTGGGGAGgcaatttggattaagtgacttgtcacacagctagtaaatatctgaagctagatttgaacttgggtcccgctgactccagagccagagtgctctatctactgcccttcctcatctttaaaattagggGGCTGGGCTAGATCAGagctttcttaaactttttctactttcaaccccttttcacctgagaaatttttactcaaATCTAGGtcaataggtatataaaatatacctaTTTTGATGATAATATTTGATTTGATGATTTGatgataataaaatcataattttgtgaccctccacattcagttatgagacgcTATATGggatcatgacccacagtttagaCAGAGGCctcttttgtctcttccagcttctagAGTTAACATTTTATGTGATCtctctccctcagtttcttcatccgtaACTTAAGAGGGTGAACTCTAGATAGCCTTTGAGGTTACTTCTTGACCTAGAATTCACGATTCCATGTTTTATCTCCCATGGAGTCatgtcaacaagcacttattaagcttatatatgtgtatttgtgggtgtatattttttgtgtatatagatatgtgtgagtatatatattatatataggtgtgcattatatattttatattatatataatttacatagaacatatatttaatataatttttatattacatatcttttatattatatatgtgtgtatcatatattttacataacatataattttatatagaatgtatatttaatataattgtatatcacatcttttatattatatataatttatatagaatatatatttaatataatttttatattacatatcttttatattatatatgtgtgtattatatattttatataatatataatttatatagaatatatatttaatataattttaatattacatatcttttatattatatatgtgtgtatcatatattttatataatatataattttatatagaatatatatgtaatataatttttatattacatatcttttatattatatatgtgtgtgtgtgtattttatatacacacacacatatataaaagctTATGCTTTTGTGCCTGGGGCCATGAATGGCTAAGTATGAGGAAGCCCCCCTGGGTTCTCTTTTTCCCCAGATCTCCTGGAACAGAAGCCGGGGCAAGCAGCGAGTGAGTTTCTACCAGGTTCTCCTTCAGGAAATGGAGctgaggagggaaaggataaaGAACGAGATGCCCAAGGAAAAACACCACCCCTGGATCTTCAACCAGATCATAGGCACCACGGTCAAGCTTATGGAACTGCAGCCAAACACCAAGTATTACATCAGCGTTCGAGCCGCTAACCCAGCAGGTCCAGGGAAATGGTGCAAGCCCTATAAAGTGAGCCCTGAACAGGAGGGGGAGAGTGGAAGGGAGCAGGGAGGCACAATCAGCTCCAGCTgcagagaggggaggagagacaaacacacagaggcagacagaaagacagaattgTACTTCATGGACATTTCCAAGCTTGAATAATAGATTTACACGTGGCcctctaaagtttgcaaagcactttataattatctatattttatagtcccctaaagtttgcaaagcactttacaattatctcattttatactcccctaaagtttgcaaagcactttacatatatttcatttttacaattacCCTGAGAGGAAGGTAATtttcccagataaggaaactgggataGGCAAAGATTATGTGACTTAGCTCACACAGCTAAATAAGTATCTTATATGTCTGAGGAAGCCCCATCACTTATGCCATCTAATTGCCCCCAAATCCATGcaaaatctttccattttctagtTTTACTGTCACTCTA includes:
- the FNDC8 gene encoding fibronectin type III domain-containing protein 8 codes for the protein MASGILWRVEEEDEESLEQDLSNMKLPFSHFKKSFPIHRPVDRRFSVQGFGISPRCTKPTLVEEGDSEEIKPFEFEESSSEDTSPSPVPTNLLPPFKFSLSQPSSNIFSDLLERQLTKLSLASLSKGHELGEQSVCSSTSKPLAQNFIPLDLDNPELDADTTSTPSESSVVVDVPEAPVICEHTVSDSTAVISWNRSRGKQRVSFYQVLLQEMELRRERIKNEMPKEKHHPWIFNQIIGTTVKLMELQPNTKYYISVRAANPAGPGKWCKPYKFSTVAADVNGFPRENPIKITVLRREPQRKTVYVGIKELRKLEDLEFIFPH